In Halorientalis sp. LT38, a genomic segment contains:
- a CDS encoding lipase maturation factor family protein, with protein MELLGAQDYWYVRFLLQRGLAIIYLAAFLVAARQFRPLAGEDGLLPIEEYVEHATFRERPSMFYVVPSDRVIGVAAWAGVGLALLALFGVPYLLPEPWPIVASVGLWAAMWALYQSFVNAGRIFYGFGWESMLLETGFLAIFLGAGSTGPPVLVIWLVKWVLFRNMFGAGLIKIRGDDCWRDLTCLDHHYETQPMPNPLSRFAHHLPDRFHRVEVLGNHVVELAVPFLYFAPQPYAAVGGVATIGFQLWLMLTGNFSWLNALTIVQGVATFSDGVLTRLLPLPESAPAPTPLPLSVAAAGLTLLVLAMSVRPVVNVLSTSQVMNTSFDPLHLVNTYGAFGSITKNRYQLIVEGTRASDPTEDDWQPYEFYGQPVRTDERPPQWAPYHLRLDWQLWFAAMRPRPGPRQRWFTAFLAGLLENDPGTLSLIRCNPFPDAPPERIRVRRFRYEFTTPGERAETGDWWTRELVGTYVQPVSRSDLRGGIGRRRMR; from the coding sequence ATGGAACTCCTGGGCGCCCAGGACTACTGGTACGTCCGGTTCCTGCTCCAGCGGGGCCTCGCCATTATCTACCTCGCTGCCTTCCTCGTCGCGGCCCGCCAGTTCCGGCCGCTGGCGGGCGAGGACGGCCTGCTCCCGATCGAGGAGTACGTCGAACACGCCACGTTCCGGGAGCGGCCGAGCATGTTCTACGTCGTTCCCTCGGATCGGGTGATCGGCGTCGCGGCGTGGGCCGGCGTCGGCCTCGCACTGTTGGCCCTGTTCGGCGTCCCCTACCTCCTTCCCGAGCCCTGGCCGATCGTCGCCTCGGTGGGCCTCTGGGCGGCGATGTGGGCGCTCTACCAGTCGTTCGTCAACGCCGGCCGGATATTCTACGGCTTCGGCTGGGAGTCGATGCTGCTCGAGACCGGCTTTCTCGCGATCTTCCTCGGCGCGGGATCGACGGGACCGCCGGTGCTCGTGATCTGGCTCGTCAAGTGGGTCCTCTTTCGCAACATGTTCGGCGCGGGGCTCATCAAGATCCGCGGCGACGACTGCTGGCGCGACCTGACCTGTCTCGATCATCACTACGAGACCCAGCCGATGCCCAACCCGCTGAGTCGGTTCGCCCACCACCTCCCCGACCGGTTCCACCGGGTCGAAGTGCTCGGGAACCACGTCGTCGAACTCGCGGTCCCCTTCCTCTACTTCGCACCCCAGCCCTACGCCGCGGTCGGCGGCGTCGCCACCATCGGCTTCCAGCTCTGGCTCATGCTGACCGGGAACTTCTCCTGGCTGAACGCCCTGACGATCGTCCAGGGGGTCGCGACGTTCAGCGACGGGGTGCTGACGAGACTGCTCCCGCTTCCCGAATCCGCGCCCGCGCCGACGCCGCTGCCGCTCTCGGTCGCGGCGGCCGGGCTCACCCTGCTCGTCCTCGCCATGAGCGTCCGGCCGGTCGTGAACGTGCTTTCCACCTCACAGGTGATGAACACGTCCTTCGACCCGCTCCACCTGGTCAACACCTACGGCGCCTTCGGCTCGATCACGAAGAACCGCTACCAATTGATCGTTGAAGGCACACGAGCCAGCGACCCCACCGAAGACGACTGGCAGCCCTACGAGTTCTACGGCCAGCCGGTCCGGACCGACGAGCGCCCGCCCCAGTGGGCGCCCTATCACCTCAGGCTGGACTGGCAGCTGTGGTTCGCGGCGATGCGACCGCGCCCCGGCCCGCGCCAGCGGTGGTTCACGGCCTTCCTGGCGGGACTCCTCGAAAACGATCCGGGCACGCTCTCGCTGATTCGGTGCAACCCGTTCCCGGATGCGCCCCCGGAACGGATCAGAGTGCGGCGATTCCGGTACGAGTTCACGACACCGGGGGAGCGCGCCGAGACCGGCGACTGGTGGACCAGGGAACTCGTCGGGACCTACGTCCAGCCCGTCTCGCGGTCGGATCTACGAGGCGGCATCGGTCGCCGGCGGATGCGGTGA
- a CDS encoding DCC1-like thiol-disulfide oxidoreductase family protein — MADATLVYDDDCGFCTDSAEFVAARSDLEIVGFSELDDDLRERLPADYEECSHLVTDDRVYSCGASIEQALVRSDVGRPARPVVERLDGVGPYESAREWGYRRIANNRPLVSRAVSAVRRVV; from the coding sequence ATGGCCGACGCGACGCTCGTCTACGACGACGACTGCGGGTTCTGCACCGACAGTGCGGAGTTCGTCGCCGCGCGGTCGGACCTCGAAATCGTGGGCTTCTCCGAACTGGACGACGACCTCCGCGAGCGCCTCCCCGCCGACTACGAGGAGTGCTCGCACCTCGTCACCGACGACCGGGTCTACTCCTGTGGGGCGTCCATCGAGCAGGCGCTCGTCCGCTCGGACGTGGGCCGACCGGCCCGCCCCGTCGTCGAGCGACTCGACGGGGTCGGCCCGTACGAGTCCGCCCGGGAGTGGGGGTACCGCCGGATCGCGAACAACCGGCCGCTCGTCAGTCGGGCCGTCTCCGCGGTCCGGCGGGTCGTCTGA